A stretch of Myroides oncorhynchi DNA encodes these proteins:
- a CDS encoding cbb3-type cytochrome c oxidase subunit II, translating to MDIFSNHKKLYVIATILFLILTLFVAILPALDNQSNIHALPDARPLTQSEKNGKDIYIANGCVACHSQQVRNVEMDRKWGSRPSISADYAGNKRIDFWTNTATLMGTERTGPDLIDIGTRQPSLDWHLVHLYNPRIVIKESIMPSYSFLFKFKENPGKDDVVVSVPETFLKDKKLKIIATQDALDLVAYLQALKQTVLPGTIMTPEFLYPKEQEVTQKVTTGQAKAGLDGKNLYMNNCAACHQANGEGLSGAFPSLKNSTIVTGDNLQLFVDIIMNGYDAREQYGVMPGVGTNANWTEQEVTAIVNYERNSWGNKADLVTVEEVKQIMDYINQIKDK from the coding sequence ATGGATATATTTAGCAATCATAAAAAACTTTATGTAATAGCAACTATTTTATTTTTAATTCTAACATTATTTGTAGCTATTCTACCGGCTTTAGATAATCAATCTAACATACATGCTTTACCTGATGCAAGACCGTTAACGCAATCAGAAAAAAATGGTAAAGATATTTATATAGCTAATGGATGTGTGGCTTGTCATAGTCAGCAAGTTCGCAATGTTGAAATGGATAGAAAATGGGGGAGTAGACCTTCTATATCTGCAGATTATGCTGGTAATAAAAGAATTGATTTTTGGACTAATACCGCTACGTTGATGGGAACAGAAAGAACTGGTCCTGACCTTATAGACATAGGTACACGTCAACCAAGTTTAGATTGGCATTTAGTACATCTTTATAATCCTCGGATTGTAATTAAAGAGTCGATTATGCCTTCATATTCTTTTCTTTTTAAATTTAAAGAGAATCCTGGTAAAGATGATGTTGTAGTTAGTGTACCTGAAACATTTTTAAAAGATAAAAAATTAAAGATTATAGCTACTCAAGATGCCTTAGATTTGGTTGCATATCTACAGGCTTTAAAACAAACTGTATTGCCTGGGACAATTATGACTCCTGAGTTTTTATATCCCAAAGAGCAAGAAGTTACACAAAAAGTAACCACAGGACAAGCTAAAGCTGGCTTGGATGGTAAAAATCTTTATATGAATAATTGTGCCGCCTGCCATCAGGCCAACGGAGAAGGACTCTCTGGTGCGTTTCCTTCTTTAAAAAACAGTACTATTGTTACCGGGGACAACCTTCAACTATTTGTAGACATTATAATGAATGGATATGATGCAAGAGAACAGTATGGGGTAATGCCAGGGGTTGGTACCAATGCAAATTGGACTGAGCAAGAAGTTACTGCAATAGTTAATTACGAGCGCAATAGTTGGGGAAATAAAGCTGATTTGGTAACTGTAGAAGAAGTAAAACAAATCATGGATTATATCAATCAAATAAAGGATAAATAA
- a CDS encoding cytochrome C: MEQRSRVLIFIDDQHHPIAELETPVNFQLNTHKLVDGDHTLKIVSKDHTGKEGIRIIPFSVKNGPAIDIEGIKEKAVVDGLLSIRINAYGKADQKTFLVVGSETPQSIPYWVWITIIVIFAWAMYYLIRYL, translated from the coding sequence ATGGAGCAAAGAAGTAGAGTTTTAATTTTTATTGACGATCAACACCATCCTATTGCAGAGCTTGAAACACCTGTGAATTTCCAACTTAATACACATAAATTAGTGGATGGGGATCATACCTTAAAAATTGTAAGTAAAGATCATACGGGTAAAGAAGGAATTAGAATTATTCCCTTTAGCGTAAAAAATGGTCCAGCTATAGATATAGAAGGAATAAAGGAAAAGGCTGTGGTAGATGGCCTATTGTCTATACGCATTAATGCGTATGGAAAAGCAGATCAAAAGACTTTTTTAGTTGTTGGCAGTGAAACCCCTCAGAGTATACCATATTGGGTATGGATAACTATTATTGTAATTTTTGCTTGGGCAATGTATTATCTTATACGCTATTTATAA
- a CDS encoding PLP-dependent aminotransferase family protein codes for MKRLWKLEIRLENTSNKALYIQIADSIIDDIKKGRLKKGDLLPSARTLSTMLNVNRNTIVRALTILITEQWLVSVERKGTFVAHTISQNNSVKLVDPLFQRQETSALLNNSIVFDNGYPDSKIVPITELARAYKQIFNRSAKWQMMGYASELGDSKFITHIAYMLNHQRGMNVAEKNICITRGGQMAIFMIAHSLLTKGDYILVENPGYNSAWEAFKHAGANLIPINVDQQGIMTNEVLEQLKINKKIKAIYLTPHHQFPTTVTLSLKRRLEIIEFSNQYGFTVIEDDYDNEFHYNTRPILPLCSHVNLKNYIYIGTLSKVVAPSLRIGYLVTSKTSLIKKVSKLRKIIDIQGDRIMELAILELIKEGIIKKHIKKATIHYKQKRDYTYGLLKCYLDQSIHFTLPEGGLAFWIKLNKAIDFKNFCALLTSKGVDIVNPDEYYLDQSSNGLRISFGRLAKQDLEKGIKIIAECLNKQLDS; via the coding sequence ATGAAAAGATTATGGAAATTAGAAATTAGATTAGAAAATACTTCCAATAAGGCTTTGTATATACAAATAGCTGACTCCATTATTGATGATATTAAGAAAGGAAGGCTAAAAAAAGGAGATTTACTACCAAGCGCACGCACACTCTCTACTATGTTAAATGTCAATAGGAATACCATAGTACGTGCACTAACTATATTAATTACTGAACAATGGCTTGTATCGGTAGAAAGAAAAGGAACTTTTGTAGCACATACTATTTCACAGAATAATTCAGTTAAATTAGTAGACCCTTTATTTCAAAGACAAGAAACCAGTGCGTTACTCAACAATAGTATTGTCTTTGATAATGGTTATCCTGATAGTAAGATAGTTCCAATAACAGAACTGGCACGCGCCTATAAACAAATTTTCAATAGAAGCGCTAAGTGGCAAATGATGGGATATGCAAGTGAGTTAGGCGATTCTAAATTTATTACTCATATTGCTTATATGCTGAATCATCAAAGGGGGATGAATGTTGCTGAAAAAAATATTTGCATTACACGTGGAGGACAGATGGCCATCTTTATGATTGCTCATTCTTTACTAACTAAAGGAGACTATATACTAGTGGAAAATCCCGGATACAATTCTGCTTGGGAGGCCTTTAAACACGCTGGTGCCAATCTTATTCCAATTAATGTAGATCAACAAGGAATAATGACTAATGAGGTTTTAGAACAACTAAAAATTAATAAAAAAATCAAAGCTATTTACCTAACCCCTCATCATCAATTCCCAACAACAGTTACTTTGAGTCTTAAAAGAAGATTAGAAATAATCGAATTTTCTAATCAATACGGTTTCACTGTTATTGAAGACGACTATGACAATGAATTTCATTACAATACAAGGCCCATTTTACCACTGTGTAGCCATGTTAACTTAAAAAATTATATATACATAGGAACTCTAAGTAAGGTAGTAGCTCCCTCTCTTAGAATAGGTTATTTAGTCACAAGTAAGACCTCTTTAATAAAGAAAGTAAGTAAATTAAGAAAAATTATTGATATCCAAGGTGATAGAATAATGGAGTTAGCTATACTAGAGTTAATCAAAGAAGGTATTATTAAAAAACATATCAAAAAAGCAACAATTCATTACAAGCAAAAAAGAGATTATACCTATGGTTTACTAAAGTGTTATTTAGATCAGTCAATCCATTTCACTTTACCTGAAGGAGGACTTGCTTTTTGGATTAAGCTCAATAAGGCTATAGATTTTAAGAATTTCTGTGCTTTATTAACCAGTAAAGGTGTTGATATAGTAAACCCAGATGAGTACTACCTAGACCAATCTAGTAATGGATTAAGAATTAGCTTTGGTAGATTAGCTAAACAAGATTTAGAAAAAGGAATAAAAATCATTGCAGAGTGCTTAAATAAGCAATTAGATTCTTAG
- a CDS encoding RHS repeat domain-containing protein: protein MDGFNVKRGKEYVNYFSNRYGNLEVDKHKRISKIKYNHLHLPIEINFGTDKIEYTYTSRGEKVQKIVTDKGVVTKTDYLGGSQYVGGKLSFFPTAEGFYNMDDKAYVYQYRDYLGNVRLSYSDKNKNNTIESNEIIEETNYYPFGLAHSGYNEKSDNLMKDYKYQYNAKEKQEELGLNYYDYGARNYDAAIGRWMNVDPLAEKFVGWNPYHYVHNNPINLVDPTGMRADPPTEGEFENGYVHTDNDGSWTYNNGIWKDNSGGGNDFLEGINFTVPGSSSYGIISFVSGFTGGSQAVQIDAEARELSRHSDGSTDWAAYAGYSLMMEKATNLGNLEMGRNLLGRSSLGRVETAPVKMQGRLGNLATRSQINKISSNLETRGYTIIGGEGRAVEEYLRPLGGGRKGGSYPDITASHPNYPTLRINTVDVLKDVLHLKYTCCRAPADLRS, encoded by the coding sequence ATGGATGGTTTTAATGTTAAGAGAGGTAAAGAGTATGTAAATTATTTTAGTAATAGATATGGCAACTTAGAAGTAGATAAGCATAAGCGCATCAGTAAGATCAAGTATAACCACTTACATTTGCCCATAGAGATAAACTTCGGTACGGATAAAATAGAGTATACTTATACCTCTAGAGGAGAGAAGGTACAGAAGATCGTTACGGATAAAGGAGTGGTGACTAAGACAGACTACCTAGGCGGATCTCAGTATGTAGGAGGTAAGCTGAGCTTCTTCCCTACAGCAGAGGGATTCTATAATATGGATGATAAAGCCTATGTGTATCAATACAGAGATTACTTAGGCAATGTTAGACTGTCATACAGTGATAAGAACAAGAATAATACGATAGAGTCTAATGAGATCATCGAAGAGACGAACTATTATCCTTTTGGGTTAGCACATAGTGGGTATAATGAGAAGTCAGATAATCTGATGAAGGACTATAAATATCAGTATAACGCTAAGGAGAAGCAAGAGGAGTTAGGTCTTAACTATTATGACTATGGCGCTCGTAACTATGATGCGGCTATCGGTAGATGGATGAATGTGGATCCGTTGGCGGAGAAGTTTGTGGGATGGAATCCATACCATTATGTTCATAACAATCCGATTAATTTAGTTGATCCTACGGGGATGAGAGCTGATCCACCAACAGAAGGAGAATTTGAAAATGGATACGTTCATACAGATAACGATGGTAGCTGGACTTATAATAATGGAATATGGAAAGATAACTCAGGTGGTGGTAATGATTTTCTTGAAGGTATAAACTTTACGGTTCCAGGTAGTAGTTCGTATGGGATTATCAGTTTTGTATCTGGTTTTACGGGAGGAAGTCAAGCCGTTCAAATAGATGCTGAAGCACGAGAGTTATCTAGACATTCTGATGGAAGTACTGATTGGGCAGCATATGCAGGGTATTCATTAATGATGGAAAAGGCTACCAATCTAGGAAATTTGGAGATGGGAAGGAATTTGCTTGGTAGGTCTTCGTTAGGTAGAGTTGAAACTGCCCCAGTAAAAATGCAAGGTAGACTTGGTAATTTAGCGACTAGAAGTCAAATTAATAAAATATCTTCGAACTTGGAAACTAGAGGTTATACCATAATTGGTGGTGAAGGCAGAGCTGTAGAGGAATATTTAAGACCTTTAGGTGGAGGAAGAAAAGGAGGGTCATATCCAGATATTACAGCATCTCATCCAAATTACCCAACTTTAAGGATAAACACTGTTGATGTTCTTAAAGATGTATTACACCTTAAGTATACCTGCTGTAGAGCTCCTGCGGATTTAAGGAGTTAA
- a CDS encoding T9SS type A sorting domain-containing protein: MKKLLLNYLLFCLSINCYSQKILWEQTLGGNNSEYLLDMIPTADNGFLLAGATQSYKGADLTTERSSNYDAWLWKMKASGKKEWDMRIGGNGDNFLNSIAHTLKDGGFILGLTSSSDKDHYKTEELIGKSDAWIIKLDAARNMLWQKSFGGLEKEDLVKVLPITGGDYLVLINSNSSTAANKTVSYYGGEDIWVIRINSQGIIKWQKSFGGEYDDIGSDVIATSDKGFLIGGYSNSGVSGNKTSESYGNNDYWVIKINAQGDTEWQRSYGAEKNDQLKQIQEVSKDSYRLYGISDSDTGMAKNSVLQSEVDYWSLDIDNLGQVKQELAYGYGTRNFLSNGLVKDNGTILLGGTTLEKTKQGSKVNFLGTLLNKQGDVLWQKSISGKGENVLSKLIETRDGAYVFAGTSDSKPDRDKSSQKGMNDFWLVKVKGNTFDENQDSQTIEEDTNQEKLKIEAIPNPVVTYTNIIIPVEYKAGVLKLYDITGRLLFHKTIKNQTEPLNLSGYPRGTYIISVKTDVIEGSVNVVKE, from the coding sequence ATGAAAAAACTACTACTTAACTATCTATTGTTTTGTTTATCAATAAATTGTTATTCTCAAAAGATTCTATGGGAACAGACCTTAGGGGGCAATAATTCTGAATATCTCCTTGATATGATTCCTACAGCAGATAACGGTTTTTTATTAGCAGGAGCCACGCAGTCTTATAAAGGAGCAGATCTAACCACAGAGCGAAGCAGCAACTACGATGCTTGGCTATGGAAGATGAAAGCCAGTGGTAAAAAGGAATGGGATATGCGCATTGGAGGCAATGGTGACAATTTTCTAAACAGTATTGCTCATACCTTAAAAGATGGAGGATTTATACTAGGACTTACCTCTAGTAGTGATAAGGATCACTACAAAACAGAAGAATTAATCGGAAAGAGCGATGCTTGGATTATAAAACTTGACGCAGCTCGTAATATGCTATGGCAAAAGAGTTTTGGAGGATTAGAAAAAGAGGACCTTGTCAAGGTACTTCCCATAACTGGGGGTGATTATCTAGTTTTAATAAATTCCAATTCATCAACGGCGGCAAATAAGACCGTTTCTTATTATGGAGGCGAGGATATCTGGGTTATAAGAATTAATTCACAAGGGATTATAAAATGGCAAAAAAGCTTCGGGGGAGAGTATGATGATATCGGATCAGATGTAATAGCGACAAGTGATAAGGGATTCTTAATAGGGGGTTATAGCAATTCAGGGGTAAGTGGAAACAAGACAAGTGAGTCTTATGGCAATAATGATTATTGGGTTATAAAGATTAACGCACAAGGGGATACTGAATGGCAGAGATCATATGGAGCAGAAAAAAATGATCAGCTCAAACAAATACAAGAAGTCTCAAAGGATAGCTATAGACTCTATGGTATATCGGATTCAGATACAGGGATGGCTAAAAACAGCGTATTGCAATCAGAGGTAGATTACTGGTCACTTGATATTGATAATCTGGGACAGGTCAAACAAGAGCTTGCCTATGGTTATGGTACTCGAAACTTTTTAAGCAATGGTCTTGTAAAAGACAACGGAACAATCCTACTTGGAGGAACAACTCTAGAGAAAACAAAACAAGGAAGTAAGGTAAACTTTTTAGGAACACTGCTTAACAAACAAGGAGATGTGCTATGGCAGAAGAGTATCTCTGGCAAAGGTGAGAATGTACTTTCTAAATTAATAGAAACCAGAGATGGAGCTTATGTATTTGCAGGAACCTCAGACTCAAAACCCGATAGAGACAAAAGCAGTCAAAAGGGGATGAATGATTTTTGGCTTGTTAAGGTAAAGGGGAACACTTTTGATGAAAATCAAGATTCACAAACAATAGAAGAAGATACAAACCAAGAAAAGCTAAAAATAGAAGCTATTCCCAATCCTGTAGTTACTTATACCAATATCATTATACCTGTGGAATATAAAGCAGGTGTTTTAAAGCTATATGATATAACAGGCAGGTTACTATTTCATAAAACAATCAAAAATCAAACAGAGCCGCTTAATTTAAGTGGTTATCCAAGGGGAACCTATATCATCTCTGTCAAGACAGATGTAATAGAGGGTAGTGTTAATGTTGTAAAAGAGTAA
- a CDS encoding RHS repeat domain-containing protein codes for MKRELTILFFILIKVCLYGQTESVQQTKFNSLENLPPEVRKYVEYGDYSLNYTRAVPNISLPIYTISTKTGLEIPISLDYVSKGIKVNELASNVGLGWLLNAYGVITVDHSLEYDLGVNMKTKLKAYDTGKVYNTDSAVQDLYSYLDVLNSGVVQGKSPVYSYNFLGRNGQFIFDSTGKYFGIPYSDMEISLSLDKNTITIKDTQANIYYFSKHSYRITSDQYPQEFTSNNIFYVLSKIKLSNSEEIEFSYYNENTGLAFLYHYQIQYDFDNDFDLEQSAMKGELGGVDHNLRCNRTLWPENRKVKISGASPNLNIKEIKYGNTKISFKYSSQEGLLIDNTMYRKDVGTTAKALKKIEISYNNQLVNQFMFNYGYFVSDDNSTNRPEKYRLKLLSVTNNQNEVHRFEYNEDVKLPPRDSFALDRWGNYNARIGNQDLLPSLSFKLQGSAGKTDNKYFNGSNRNDAYFSELQAYLLKKITYPTKGYTEFFYSQPTSVIKTVKEKTISFGDGITLNIYDTGSRKTATYSLRDMGYSESNKDVLYLNYTNSCDNAYPSDNSGLDQFVGEGTNGTISINLPSGYTLPPYHRSILYRAGGTKNGVIGPIKSLGDKIDITLIRQGSCFLSGGIRIERTVPDTITSYQTAPIIHLSSYRSYNHNNVLEKEVRYDYKQDIKSPHTQAAYNLPVLHGVSERTMGAVSSANSRTCRAIVRASSAMNHVKEAYFPYVHETIIDVGRTYYEFSAGANNAVSGVLIEPYPSYEYDFNYSVKDDFKQGILLHKSVFGLDSKLKHSLTNTYEFNESFTTLSNNSIGTGSVSYNVLLKGKFSTNLNSITGATGSNNYFSYQLLPIKSAWIRKTSETERSYFENDFIETKKTYLYGNTIESPVQINTVLKNKNRIEKFTYPSSGDLLYANNKKAEVIKYELSENSEKLQTIENTYKNWGNNIIDKQEIKISKGTSALESNQKILHRDSRNGNIIELETDGVKQTYIYGYSSGLLIAKIENASKEEVASALGVSLANLHTIDESKFTQINNLRGNASLKEALITTYEHKPLVGVTKITDAKGEVLLYEYDGFNRLTLIKDSKGNKLKEYQYNYKNN; via the coding sequence ATGAAAAGAGAACTAACAATATTGTTTTTCATTTTAATCAAGGTTTGTCTATATGGGCAAACAGAAAGTGTTCAACAAACAAAGTTTAACTCCTTGGAGAATTTACCTCCCGAGGTTAGAAAGTATGTTGAGTATGGAGATTACTCTTTAAATTATACAAGAGCAGTACCTAATATATCTTTACCTATTTATACCATTTCTACAAAGACAGGATTGGAAATACCCATCAGTTTAGATTATGTTTCAAAGGGAATAAAGGTAAATGAGTTAGCTTCTAATGTTGGGCTTGGTTGGCTTTTAAATGCTTATGGAGTAATAACTGTGGATCACTCTTTAGAGTATGACCTAGGCGTAAATATGAAGACTAAATTAAAAGCCTATGACACAGGAAAAGTATATAATACCGATAGCGCTGTTCAGGATTTATATAGTTATTTGGATGTGCTTAATTCAGGGGTTGTACAAGGAAAGTCACCAGTGTATTCCTACAACTTTTTAGGGCGTAATGGTCAGTTTATTTTTGACTCTACAGGTAAGTATTTTGGTATACCGTACTCAGACATGGAAATATCTCTATCGCTAGATAAAAACACAATCACTATAAAGGATACTCAAGCTAATATTTATTACTTTTCAAAACATTCATATAGAATTACCAGTGATCAATACCCTCAAGAATTTACAAGTAACAATATTTTTTATGTTTTAAGTAAGATAAAACTATCCAATAGCGAAGAGATCGAGTTTAGTTATTACAATGAAAACACCGGTTTAGCCTTTTTATATCATTATCAGATACAATATGATTTTGACAACGACTTTGATTTAGAACAATCAGCTATGAAAGGAGAACTTGGTGGAGTAGATCACAATTTAAGATGTAATAGAACTCTTTGGCCTGAAAATAGGAAGGTTAAAATAAGTGGGGCTAGTCCTAATTTGAATATCAAAGAGATAAAGTATGGAAATACTAAAATAAGTTTTAAATATTCCTCTCAAGAAGGTTTGTTAATAGACAATACTATGTATCGAAAAGATGTAGGCACAACTGCAAAGGCGCTTAAGAAAATAGAAATAAGCTATAACAATCAATTGGTTAATCAGTTTATGTTTAATTACGGATATTTTGTAAGTGATGACAACAGTACTAATAGACCTGAAAAATACAGATTAAAGTTGTTATCAGTAACTAATAATCAAAATGAAGTACATCGTTTTGAATACAATGAAGATGTAAAGTTACCACCTAGAGATTCTTTTGCCTTAGATCGTTGGGGCAATTATAATGCTAGAATTGGAAATCAAGATTTACTTCCTAGTCTTAGTTTTAAGCTTCAAGGTTCTGCAGGAAAAACAGATAATAAATATTTTAATGGATCAAATAGAAATGACGCATATTTTTCAGAATTACAAGCTTATCTATTAAAAAAGATTACTTATCCAACCAAAGGATACACGGAATTTTTTTACAGTCAACCAACAAGTGTTATTAAAACAGTTAAAGAAAAGACGATTTCTTTTGGTGATGGAATAACATTAAATATTTATGATACAGGTTCGCGTAAAACGGCTACTTATAGCTTGCGAGATATGGGATACTCTGAAAGTAATAAAGATGTCTTATATCTTAATTATACCAATAGTTGTGATAATGCTTATCCATCTGATAATTCTGGATTAGATCAATTTGTAGGAGAAGGTACTAATGGTACAATTAGTATTAATTTGCCAAGTGGTTATACGCTTCCTCCTTATCATAGATCTATTCTTTATAGAGCAGGAGGTACTAAGAATGGCGTTATAGGTCCTATAAAATCGTTAGGAGATAAAATAGACATTACTTTAATAAGGCAAGGTAGTTGTTTTTTATCAGGAGGAATTCGTATAGAAAGAACAGTTCCCGATACAATAACAAGTTATCAAACGGCTCCAATAATACATTTAAGTAGCTATAGAAGTTATAATCACAATAACGTATTGGAAAAGGAGGTAAGATATGACTATAAGCAAGATATAAAAAGCCCACATACTCAAGCAGCTTATAACTTACCAGTACTACATGGTGTGTCAGAGAGAACAATGGGAGCTGTTTCCTCTGCTAATTCTAGAACATGTAGAGCTATTGTGAGAGCATCCAGTGCTATGAATCACGTCAAGGAAGCTTATTTCCCTTATGTACACGAGACAATAATAGATGTTGGTAGAACGTATTATGAATTTAGCGCAGGAGCCAATAATGCTGTTAGTGGGGTATTAATAGAGCCTTATCCTAGTTATGAATATGATTTTAATTATTCTGTAAAAGATGATTTTAAACAAGGGATTCTACTTCACAAAAGTGTCTTTGGATTAGATAGCAAGCTAAAGCATAGTTTGACAAATACTTATGAATTTAATGAAAGCTTCACTACTCTATCTAATAATAGCATAGGAACTGGTAGTGTGAGTTATAATGTTCTTTTAAAAGGGAAGTTCTCAACAAATTTAAATAGTATTACAGGAGCTACAGGTAGTAATAATTATTTCTCCTATCAATTACTTCCAATAAAGAGTGCTTGGATTAGAAAGACAAGTGAAACAGAGAGAAGCTATTTTGAAAATGACTTTATAGAGACAAAAAAAACATATCTCTATGGCAACACTATAGAATCGCCAGTTCAGATAAATACCGTTTTAAAAAACAAAAATAGAATTGAGAAGTTTACCTATCCATCAAGTGGAGATCTTTTGTATGCAAATAATAAAAAAGCAGAGGTTATTAAATATGAGCTTTCTGAGAATTCAGAAAAACTACAAACCATAGAAAACACCTATAAGAATTGGGGAAATAATATAATAGATAAACAAGAGATAAAGATTAGTAAAGGAACTTCTGCTTTAGAGAGTAATCAAAAAATACTTCACAGAGATAGTCGAAATGGAAATATAATTGAATTAGAGACAGATGGAGTTAAACAGACTTATATCTATGGTTACAGCAGTGGTCTATTAATCGCTAAGATTGAAAATGCGTCAAAAGAAGAGGTAGCAAGTGCCTTAGGTGTGAGCCTAGCAAATCTTCACACCATAGATGAGAGTAAATTTACTCAGATAAACAACTTAAGAGGTAATGCTTCATTAAAAGAAGCATTAATAACAACCTATGAACACAAGCCTTTAGTTGGAGTAACTAAAATCACAGACGCCAAGGGAGAAGTTCTATTGTATGAGTATGATGGTTTTAATAGACTAACGTTAATAAAAGATTCCAAAGGAAATAAATTAAAAGAGTATCAGTACAACTATAAAAACAACTAA